Genomic DNA from Bacterioplanes sanyensis:
AAAGCCGAGGCACTGCGTGAAACTGTGTTGGCGTTGGCAGCACAGGCCAAACAACCGGCCTAAACTCTGTTTTTTTAAGGAGAGCCGTATGAAAGCCATCGCAACGTTATTCACAGCCTTGGCCATTAGCGCCTGCAGCCCAGCCACAGAGGAGCAGGAAAACACCGACCTGCTCAAAGGCCAGCACGAGGCGCTGGAAAAAGCCAAACAAGTGGAAGTCCTATTGCAAGACGCCGATGAAAAACGTCGCCAGCAGCTGCAGCACAGCGAATGACGGGCGGCTGTAGCGCATAGGCAACTAAGGGCCTGTTAACACTGTTTAGCTCTTTGCTGCTGCAAGCCCGTTTTCCTTGATTGAGGCATGCGGCGTGTAGTTTAACGGGTCAAATAAGCAACGAATAACGCGACTCAGGGAAGACCCGATGCCAGCCCTTCGGGGCATGCCTGTCCCCTCAACCTGTGCTGCTCATCCTTCATTTACCGCATTAAACGTCCATCTTCGCGCCTTGATTGAGGGGTGTTCAGCTCATAGCAGCGTGATCGAAATCGTGTTCCCTAGGTACGCATAAAACGCTGCATGTGAAATACGCCAAACACCAGAATATGCAACGCATCTTTTTCTGGCTCCGGGCTGTGCTGTTTTAGCCGCAGCCAAAAATACGCCACTTCCAGCGCGTGAATCGCTGCGATTAACAGCGCAGCTGCTGGCAGCCACGCCAATAAGCCAGACCAGTTCAGTAGCCACGCCGTGAGCGCGAGGCCCCAAAATACCAGTGTGCCCGCCTTTACCCATGCCAGCATAGGTTTCCCTCTGTTTGTTGTGATAACGAGAGCATACCGGGGCATGTGTCTGTGCACAGGTCCAAAGCTGCCGCAGCGCAAGACTTTCGCCAGCGAGGCCGGTAAAATGCCAGCCTCTTTTGCCCTTGCCGAATACAGCGGAGCGCCCAGATGTCAGAGCAGCACCCCAAAGACGATACGACTCACTTTGGCTACCAGACCATCGAAGCCGATAAAAAGCAGGCCATGGTGGCGGATGTGTTCCATTCGGTGGCCAGCAAATACGATCTGATGAACGATCTGATGTCGTTTGGTGTGCACCGTTTGTGGAAGCGCTTTACCATCGACATGAGCGGCGTGCGCCCGGGCAACAGCGTATTGGATTTGGCCGGCGGCACCGGCGATCTGACCAAGAAGTTCTCCCGCATCGTTGGCCCCAGCGGCCGTGTGGTACTGGCGGACATCAACTCGTCGATGCTGAACGTCGGCCGTGATCGCCTGACCGACCAAGGTTACGTGGGCAATATTGAATACGTGCAAGCCAATGCCGAATGCCTGCCGTTTGACGACAACAGCTTCGACGTTATTACCATCGCCTTTGGCCTGCGTAATGTCACCGACAAAGACGCGGCCTTGCGCTCCATGACCCGCGTATTAAAGCCCGGTGGCCGTTTGCTGGTGTTGGAATTCTCCAAGCCAACCAACCCGCTGATGAGCAAAGCCTACGACTTGTATTCTTTTTCTGCTCTGCCGGTGATGGGCAAACTGGTGGCGGGTGACAGCGACAGTTATCAATATCTGGCGGAATCGATTCGCATGCACCCAGATCAGGAAACCTTAAAAGGCATGATGGAAGAAGCCGGTCTGGTGCGTTGCAGCTACCACAATATGACCAGCGGCGTGGTCGCTCTGCATCGCGGTATTAAACCCTGATGAGCAGTGTCTGGCAGGCGGCGCTGGTGCCCGCCGAGCACGCCATCAATACCCTGTTGCGCCACGACCCCGCAACGCTGGCGTCGCTGGCGCCGCTGCAAGGACAGTTGATCGCGCTGCACATTGCTGAGCTGCCGATTACCGTCGGCATTCGCTTGTTTGATCACGGCATCACCCTATCGCCGGTGGCAGATATGGCCAACGCCAGTTTGCACGGCCGCCTTACCGACTTCATTCAGCTGGCCAGCAGCAACGACAAAGCCAACGCCTTGATTCGCAGCGACATCGACTTAGGCGGCGACACCGAGCTGGTGCTGGCGCTGTCGCGCATTGCCAACCGGCTCGATATCGACTGGGAGGCGCTCATCAGCCCAATGACAGGCGGCATACTGGCGCATCAATTGGGCAAGCAAGTACGCGGTTTGCTGCGTTGGGGGAGCGACACCGCCGCCACCAACCGCATTGCCGTGCGCGATTACCTGCAAGATGAAACCGGCGCCGTGGTGCACACGCAAGAACTGGACATCTATGCCGAGCAAGTCGATCAGCTGCATCTGGCCACCGACCGCCTGGCGGCACGCTTACAGCTGTTAGAACAACAGCGCATGAAGGACTGATGTATGGCCAACTGGTGGCGCCTGTGGAAAATTCTGTTTGTTTTCACCAAATACCGGCTCGATAGCCTAGTACCACTGCAGCAAATGCCGCTGTCACTGCGCTTGTTATTGTGGCTCGCGCCATGGCGATTAAACCCAGTACCGTCCAAACTCAGCCGCGGTGAACGCCTGCGCCTGGCGCTGGAGTCTCTGGGACCGATCTTCGTCAAATTTGGCCAGATTCTCTCGACCCGCCCAGATCTGATTCCCGACGATATCGTCGCCGAACTGCGCCGTCTGCAAGACGATGTACCACCCTTTGCCGAAGCCCAAGCCATTGCTTTGATCGAAGACCAGCTGGGCCGACCTGTCAGTGAATTGTTTGCCGAATTCTCTTCCAAGCCACTGGCGTCGGCATCCATCGCGCAAGTTCACGCTGCCCGTTTACATCCACAAGTGGCTCACGACAGCGGTCAGGAGGTGGTGGTCAAGGTGGTGCGCCCCGGCATTGAAAACACCATTGAGCGCGATTTGCAGTTGCTGGAAACCATGGCGCGCTTGTTGGTCAAGTATTCCGCCGATGGCCGGCGACTCAAGCCGCTGGAAGTGGTGGAAGATTACCGCCACACCATTTATGGCGAGTTGGATTTGCAAATCGAGGCCTCCAATGCCACCCAGCTAAAGCGCAATTTCAACGGCTCTGAACTGTTGTACATGCCGGATGTGTATTGGGAGTTTACCCGCAGCAAGGTGATGGTCAGCGAGCGCATTTATGGCATTCCAGTGGCCGACGTAGCTGCCTTGCATGCGCAAAATACCGACATGAAACGGCTGGCCGAGCGTGGCGTGGAAATCTTCTTTACCCAAGTATTCCGTGACAGCTTTTTCCATGCCGACATGCACCCGGGCAACATCTTTGTATCACGCCAGCACCCGGATCAACCGCAGTACATCGCCATCGACTGCGGCATTGTCGGCAGCCTGACAGAAGAAGATCAAAACTACCTAGCAATGAACCTGCTGGCCTTTTTCAATCAGGATTATCATCAGGTCGCACAGCTGCACATTGACTCCGGCTGGGTGCCGCCGAGCACCAAGGTGCACGAGTTTGCCGCCGCCATTCGCAGTGTCTGTGAACCCATCTTCGACAAACCGCTGGCCGAGATTTCCTTTGGCCAAGTGCTGATCCAACTATTCAGCACCGCCCGGCGCTTCAATATGGAAGTACAGCCACAGTTGGTGTTGTTGCAGAAGACTCTGCTCAATATCGAAGGCTTGGGCCGCCAGCTGTACCCACAGCTGGATTTATGGACCACCGCCAAGCCCTTTCTGGAGCGCTGGATGCGCGATCGCTTTGGCCCGAAGGCGGCCTGGCGCGAGCTCAAACGCCAACTGCCCGGCTGGATCGAAAAGGGGCCGCAAATTCCTGGGCTGGTACACGGTGCGCTTAGTCGCTTAAACCATATGGACGAGCAACAACAAGCCCTGCAACACGAACTGGCGGCCCTGCGTGAGGACATGCAGCAGCAACGTCAGCAACGCCGCCACCAAGCACTGGGCACCACCACCTTTATCAGCGGTGGCTTTTTATGGTGGCAAGCCATGTATTTTGGCGTACCTGATTTGCTCGGCCTGTCTGTCGCCGCGGCGGGCATGATCTGGCTGGTGATCAAAGCCTGAATGCTTTTCCCCCCTGCAGCACTGCGGTATGCTGCGCCGACTCGAAAAGGGGAACGCTATGGGCAACTGGCTGAATGACGTAAAGTGGGATGAGCAGGGGTTAGTGCCCGCCATCGCTCAGGATCACCAAAGCGGTCGCGTCTTGATGATGGCGTGGATGAATCGCGAAGCACTGCTGCTGACCGTCAAAGAGCAGCGCGCGATCTACTACTCGCGCTCACGCCAACAACTGTGGCGCAAAGGCGAAAGCTCCGGCCATGTGCAAAAGCTGCACGAAGTGCGCCTCGACTGCGATGCTGACGTCATCGTGCTGCAAGTGGAACAGATCGGCGGCATCGCTTGCCATACCGGCCGTGAAAGCTGTTTCTATCGGGTGTACGACAACGACGCCTGGCGCACCGTAGACGAAGTCATCAAAGACCCCAAAGACATCTACTAACCGTCCATTGACCCGTTATTAATGAAACTGAAACAGCCATGAGTGATATTCTCTCGGCTCTGGGTGATATCCTGGAGCAACGTAAAAACGCCGACGCAGACTCGTCTTATGTGGCCAGCTTGTACCACAAAGGGCTGAATAAGATACTGGAAAAAGTCGGCGAAGAGGCAACCGAGACCATACTGGCGGCCAAAGACGCAGAGCACAGTGGTGACAACCGCGACGTTGTGTATGAAACCGCCGATTTGTGGTTTCATTCACTAGTCGCTTTGGCGCAGCTGGGCGAGCGCCCAGAAGCCGTGCTGCAGGAGCTGGCGCGCCGCTTTGATATCTCAGGTTTGGAAGAAAAGGCCTCACGCCAGCCCAAATGATCTGAGTTCAGTTAGGAGGAAACCGCATGAGCGATTGCCTGTTTTGCAAAATTGTTGCCGGAGAAATACCCGCACGCGTCGCCTATGAAGACGACCAATTGCTGGCCTTTCACGACATCAATCCCAAAGCAGACACCCACTTATTGGTGATTCCGAAGCGGCACATCGACAACCTGAACCATCTGACCGAGGCCGATGCCGCACTGATGGGACAGCTGCTGTTGAAACTGCCGGTGATTGCGCGGCAGCAGCAGCTGAACGGCTTTCGCACCATCACCAATACTGGTGTTGAAGGCGGCCAGGACGTGTTTCACATGCATTTTCATATACTGGGCGGTGCAAACCTGCCCGGTTTTTGAGTCACGACGTTAATAGTTCAATGAGGTAAACCATGCTCGGCGGTATCAGTATCTGGCAACTTCTAATCGTGCTGGCCATTGTCATCATGATCTTTGGCACCAAAAAACTGCGCAGCCTCGGCGGCGATCTCGGCGGTGCGGTCAAAGGCTTTAAGAAAGCCATGAACGACGACGAAGCAAAAAACGACGCCGACAGCAAAGACAGCGATCCGCTGAAAACCTTGCCTAAAGATGACGACACGGTGCAAGACGCCGACTTCAGCAAAACCAAGGACAAAGAAAACCGCTAATGTTCGATATCGGTTTCCTGGAGCTGATGGTGATCGCCATCATCGGCCTATTGGTGTTGGGGCCAGAGCGATTGCCGAAAGCGGCGCGCACGGCGGGTTTGTTTCTCGGCCGTATCCGCCGTTCATTGAATAATATTCAGGACGATCTGGAGCGGCAGATCCGCACCGAAGAGCTGCGCGAAAAGCTCAAAGACCCGTACGCCACCTTCCTGGACGATGACGCGCAGCAGGCGGATAAAACCGCCAACACGGCTGCTACGCCAGCCAACCCAGCGCCGACTCAAACGAACACGGCACAAAGCAATACAGCGCCGACCAGCATACCAGCAGCAACGACGCCGACCACCGACACTGCCGCTTCGGCATCCGCTGAGCCGAAACGCGCCGCACACGACGATAAGCCTTCATGAGCCAGGACCAAGAGCAACCGTTAATTGCCCACCTGATTGAATTGCGCAACCGCCTATTACGATCCATTTTGGTCGTACTGGTGTTGTTTTTGTGCTTATTCTATTTTGCTAACGATCTGTATTTAATTCTGGTGGAACCGCTGTCCAGCTTATTGCCCGACAGCAGCAACATGATCGCCACCGGCGTGGCATCGCCGTTTTTGGTGCCCTTCAAAATGACTCTGGTACTGGCGGTATTGCTGGCGGTGCCGTTTATTTTGCATCAGATCTGGTCGTTTATTGCGCCCGGTTTGTATCAGCATGAAAAGCGCTTCGCCATTCCGCTGCTGGTGACCAGTATTGTGCTGTTCTATAGCGGTATTGCCTTTGCCTATTTTGTGGTACTGCCGCTCGCCTTTGCGTTCTTTACTGCCGCAGGGCCAGAGGGCATTTCCTTTTTGCCCGACATCAGCAACATCTTAAATTTCATTCTGAAAATATTCTTTGCCTTTGGCATCGCCTTTGAGATTCCCATCGCCACCTTTTTGATGGTGCTTACCGGCATTACCACCGTGGAATCACTCAGTGAAAAGCGCCCGTACATTTTTGTGGGTTGCTTCGTTGTCGGGATGCTAGTGACACCGCCGGATGTCATCTCACAAACCATTCTTGCCGTGCCTATGTGGCTGCTGTTTGAAATCGGTGTGCTGTGCGCGCGTATGATCAAAGCGCCAGAGGCCAGTGCTAATGAGCAGGATCCGGCCTAACGCCGGATTCTGCTGACGTCAGCCACGCCTCAACCTACCCTGATATCCCTCACGATCACTGCTCGCTTGGTGCATTACACTGACGGCTGTTTTTTGAGGAGCCAACGATGACCACGCAAGCACAATGCTTATGCGGCAAGGTGCAATTGACCGTTGCTGATCTGAACCCGAACTTTACCGTCTGCCACTGCCGCAGCTGCCTGCAATGGAACGGCGGCCCACTGATGATGAGTCCTTGCGGCCAAGCGGTGGAGCTTTCCGGCAGCGACGCCATTCGAGAGTACGATTCATCGCCCTGGGCAGTGCGCGCGTTTTGCCAGCACTGTGGCACTCATTTGTACAGCCGCTTTAAACAAGACAACAGCTACAGCCTGCCCGTTGGTCTGTTTGCGGGCCAACAGTTCACTATGGTGATGCAGTATTTTATCGATAGGAAACCCGACTACTATTGCTTCAGCAATGACACCGACACCCTCAATAGCGCACAAATCGCCGAGCTTTACGGGCAGTAGTTTTATGGGTCTGCTGGCGGCTGGGCTTCCGGTAACCAGACAACAAAGCGGGTGCCCTTGCCCAAGGTGCTGCGCACCTCAATATGGCCGTGCATTTTTTCAATAATGGAGTGGCTGATGGCCAAGCCTAAACCCGTGCCTTTGCCCACTTCTTTGGTGGTGAAAAATGGATCAAAAATTCGATCCAGATCTTTAGCGGCGATGCCTTTGCCAGTGTCTTCTACCGAGACGTAGATGTACCAAGTGTCATCCCGCTGCTCACGACCACTGCTGATGGTCACCGTGCCGCGCCCTTCAATGGCATGACCGGCGTTGACCATTAAGTTGGTCAAGACTTGCGTCAGTTGGCCACTCGCTCCCAACACCGGGCCGATATGGTGAAGTTGTTGCACAACGTCGCAGTGGTACTTCAACTCGTTATTGACCATGCGCAGTGTGGTGTGAATGCACTGATTGACGTCGATTTCCTCACCCACGTCTTCGTCCTGACGTGAAAAAGTTCTGAGCCCTTCAGTAATTTCGCGAATGCGGTTTAACCCATCGGAGCATTCACCGGCCACTTCCGCCAGCTCCTCGCACCGCTCCAAGTATTCTTCCCGCGCCATATAACGCAGCAACTGCTGTGCTTGCGATTGCTGAGCACAGTCGCTGTCAGCAATACTTTGCAACAAAGGCAGCACCTTCTGGGCAAACGTACAACTGAGTTCAGAAAACTCACGAAAATAATGCATGTTGCTGTTGATAAAGCCGACCGGATTATTGATTTCGTGGGCGACACCGGCCGCCAGCGTGCCCAGCGATACCATTTTTTCAGCGTGTACCAGACTTTTTTCTGCACGTTCTTTGGCTTGCTCCAGATCATCGCTTTTAAACGCCTGGAACTTGGCATCCAAACTCAACCGCACCTGGTGCGTGAGTTGTGAATAGCGCTGCAGCAAGTGCACATGTTCTTGCACATAAAAGCCAATTTCGTGATGCACAAACACCAGAATGTCGTCGCGATCATTGCCACTAAACGGCCCGTACAATACCGCGCCAACGTCATCGTTTAAGTGCGGTAACCAAATCGGTTGGCGCCGGGCCGAGACCACTGCAGCCGGCTCTCCCTCTAATGCCCGCTGCAACACTTTGTCGTGCTGCCAGACTTTCTGCAGCCAGCCGTC
This window encodes:
- the hisI gene encoding phosphoribosyl-AMP cyclohydrolase, translated to MGNWLNDVKWDEQGLVPAIAQDHQSGRVLMMAWMNREALLLTVKEQRAIYYSRSRQQLWRKGESSGHVQKLHEVRLDCDADVIVLQVEQIGGIACHTGRESCFYRVYDNDAWRTVDEVIKDPKDIY
- a CDS encoding histidine triad nucleotide-binding protein → MSDCLFCKIVAGEIPARVAYEDDQLLAFHDINPKADTHLLVIPKRHIDNLNHLTEADAALMGQLLLKLPVIARQQQLNGFRTITNTGVEGGQDVFHMHFHILGGANLPGF
- the tatA gene encoding Sec-independent protein translocase subunit TatA, with the protein product MLGGISIWQLLIVLAIVIMIFGTKKLRSLGGDLGGAVKGFKKAMNDDEAKNDADSKDSDPLKTLPKDDDTVQDADFSKTKDKENR
- the ubiE gene encoding bifunctional demethylmenaquinone methyltransferase/2-methoxy-6-polyprenyl-1,4-benzoquinol methylase UbiE, with translation MSEQHPKDDTTHFGYQTIEADKKQAMVADVFHSVASKYDLMNDLMSFGVHRLWKRFTIDMSGVRPGNSVLDLAGGTGDLTKKFSRIVGPSGRVVLADINSSMLNVGRDRLTDQGYVGNIEYVQANAECLPFDDNSFDVITIAFGLRNVTDKDAALRSMTRVLKPGGRLLVLEFSKPTNPLMSKAYDLYSFSALPVMGKLVAGDSDSYQYLAESIRMHPDQETLKGMMEEAGLVRCSYHNMTSGVVALHRGIKP
- the ubiB gene encoding ubiquinone biosynthesis regulatory protein kinase UbiB; amino-acid sequence: MANWWRLWKILFVFTKYRLDSLVPLQQMPLSLRLLLWLAPWRLNPVPSKLSRGERLRLALESLGPIFVKFGQILSTRPDLIPDDIVAELRRLQDDVPPFAEAQAIALIEDQLGRPVSELFAEFSSKPLASASIAQVHAARLHPQVAHDSGQEVVVKVVRPGIENTIERDLQLLETMARLLVKYSADGRRLKPLEVVEDYRHTIYGELDLQIEASNATQLKRNFNGSELLYMPDVYWEFTRSKVMVSERIYGIPVADVAALHAQNTDMKRLAERGVEIFFTQVFRDSFFHADMHPGNIFVSRQHPDQPQYIAIDCGIVGSLTEEDQNYLAMNLLAFFNQDYHQVAQLHIDSGWVPPSTKVHEFAAAIRSVCEPIFDKPLAEISFGQVLIQLFSTARRFNMEVQPQLVLLQKTLLNIEGLGRQLYPQLDLWTTAKPFLERWMRDRFGPKAAWRELKRQLPGWIEKGPQIPGLVHGALSRLNHMDEQQQALQHELAALREDMQQQRQQRRHQALGTTTFISGGFLWWQAMYFGVPDLLGLSVAAAGMIWLVIKA
- a CDS encoding ubiquinone biosynthesis accessory factor UbiJ, with the protein product MSSVWQAALVPAEHAINTLLRHDPATLASLAPLQGQLIALHIAELPITVGIRLFDHGITLSPVADMANASLHGRLTDFIQLASSNDKANALIRSDIDLGGDTELVLALSRIANRLDIDWEALISPMTGGILAHQLGKQVRGLLRWGSDTAATNRIAVRDYLQDETGAVVHTQELDIYAEQVDQLHLATDRLAARLQLLEQQRMKD
- a CDS encoding sensor histidine kinase; the protein is MTINNEELLEALRLESRLRQHAEASMRESELMLTGMRAILEASTGEQLYEQTLALFALLIDSDHALILERQSDGSWMCVASDNDGWLQKVWQHDKVLQRALEGEPAAVVSARRQPIWLPHLNDDVGAVLYGPFSGNDRDDILVFVHHEIGFYVQEHVHLLQRYSQLTHQVRLSLDAKFQAFKSDDLEQAKERAEKSLVHAEKMVSLGTLAAGVAHEINNPVGFINSNMHYFREFSELSCTFAQKVLPLLQSIADSDCAQQSQAQQLLRYMAREEYLERCEELAEVAGECSDGLNRIREITEGLRTFSRQDEDVGEEIDVNQCIHTTLRMVNNELKYHCDVVQQLHHIGPVLGASGQLTQVLTNLMVNAGHAIEGRGTVTISSGREQRDDTWYIYVSVEDTGKGIAAKDLDRIFDPFFTTKEVGKGTGLGLAISHSIIEKMHGHIEVRSTLGKGTRFVVWLPEAQPPADP
- the tatC gene encoding twin-arginine translocase subunit TatC, which gives rise to MSQDQEQPLIAHLIELRNRLLRSILVVLVLFLCLFYFANDLYLILVEPLSSLLPDSSNMIATGVASPFLVPFKMTLVLAVLLAVPFILHQIWSFIAPGLYQHEKRFAIPLLVTSIVLFYSGIAFAYFVVLPLAFAFFTAAGPEGISFLPDISNILNFILKIFFAFGIAFEIPIATFLMVLTGITTVESLSEKRPYIFVGCFVVGMLVTPPDVISQTILAVPMWLLFEIGVLCARMIKAPEASANEQDPA
- a CDS encoding phosphoribosyl-ATP diphosphatase; amino-acid sequence: MSDILSALGDILEQRKNADADSSYVASLYHKGLNKILEKVGEEATETILAAKDAEHSGDNRDVVYETADLWFHSLVALAQLGERPEAVLQELARRFDISGLEEKASRQPK
- the tatB gene encoding Sec-independent protein translocase protein TatB; this encodes MFDIGFLELMVIAIIGLLVLGPERLPKAARTAGLFLGRIRRSLNNIQDDLERQIRTEELREKLKDPYATFLDDDAQQADKTANTAATPANPAPTQTNTAQSNTAPTSIPAATTPTTDTAASASAEPKRAAHDDKPS
- a CDS encoding GFA family protein, producing the protein MTTQAQCLCGKVQLTVADLNPNFTVCHCRSCLQWNGGPLMMSPCGQAVELSGSDAIREYDSSPWAVRAFCQHCGTHLYSRFKQDNSYSLPVGLFAGQQFTMVMQYFIDRKPDYYCFSNDTDTLNSAQIAELYGQ